In Bacillota bacterium, the DNA window CGCAAAAGATCTTTCAGCTATAATAAAGAATTCAGATTATATCACGATCCACGTTCCGCTAAATCCGGAAACGCGCGGAATGATCAACGCTGATATTATGAACAGCATGAAAAAAGGCGTTCGCATCCTGAACTTCGCCCGCGGCGAGCTTGTAAATGACGACGATATGGAAGCAGCACTTGCAAGCGGTCAGGTCGCCTGCTATATCACTGATTTTCCGAACGGAAAGACAGTTAAAATGCCTGGCGTCATCCCTGTCCCGCACCTTGGCGCTTCAACGCCTGAATCCGAGGACAATTGCGCTGTTTACGCCTGCAGAGAGCTAGTTGACTATCTTGAAAACGGAAACATCAAAAACTCTGTCAACTTCCCTGATATGGAGCTTCCGCGCACAACTCATAAGCGTATCTGCGTTATACACAAAAACATGCCAAACATGATCTCTCCCCTTACGGCTGTTCTGTCAGGCAAGGGCATTAATATAGAGAACATGTATAACAAATCAAAAAAGGACAACGCTTACACAGTTCTTGAAATTGACGGCGACATTCCTGCCGGAGTCGACAGCGAGATACTTGCAATTCCGGAAGTTAAACGTGTCCGTATAATATAGTATCAAAAAAATGAGCGCCCTGTACAAAACGTACAGGGCGCATTTTTTTGTTTTTGTTGATTGGATGTTTATGTTATAATTAGTTTCATTAAAAATAAAGAAGGCAGGATCATGAATACAAACGTTATAATACGTATGGCAGCCACGGCAGATGCAGAGGAAATTTTGAGAATATACGCTCCTTATGTAAAAAGCACTGCTATCTCTTTCGAATATGATGTTCCATCTGTTGAAGAATTTGCTGAGAGGATCAATAACACATTAAAAAAATATCCATATATACTAGCTATAGAAAACAATCAGATCATCGGTTATGCATATGCGTCATCATTTAAGGGACGTGCTGCGTATGACTGGGCAGTTGAAACTACTATTTACATAAGGCAGGATTGTCATGGCAAAGGCATAGGCAAAATATTA includes these proteins:
- a CDS encoding phosphoglycerate dehydrogenase, whose amino-acid sequence is MFNIKLYNKIAACGLQCFDAAHYTCAEEIDNYDGILVRSAALHEVEFPKTLKAIARAGAGVNNIPIDKCSEAGIVVFNTPGANANAVKELVIAGLLLSSRKINDGIAWAKTLTGDDVAKQVEKGKSAFVGPEIEGKTLGIIGLGAIGVMVANAAEALGMNVLGYDPYISVDAAWGLSRSVQRAKDLSAIIKNSDYITIHVPLNPETRGMINADIMNSMKKGVRILNFARGELVNDDDMEAALASGQVACYITDFPNGKTVKMPGVIPVPHLGASTPESEDNCAVYACRELVDYLENGNIKNSVNFPDMELPRTTHKRICVIHKNMPNMISPLTAVLSGKGINIENMYNKSKKDNAYTVLEIDGDIPAGVDSEILAIPEVKRVRII
- a CDS encoding N-acetyltransferase family protein — translated: MNTNVIIRMAATADAEEILRIYAPYVKSTAISFEYDVPSVEEFAERINNTLKKYPYILAIENNQIIGYAYASSFKGRAAYDWAVETTIYIRQDCHGKGIGKILYLHLEEILKRQNILNLNACIAYTSSENAHLTNASTYFHERLGYKKVAHFKKCGYKFGNWYDMIWMEKIIGEHCANPKPFIPVSEL